GTTTATTTTTCCTCCAAAGTGTCTGTAAAGTGTTCAATCATATTTGAAACACTGCActtacaacattctacacagtgattgcttgatcactgCAGGATCTCATTTACATCTGACTATAAATGACCACAGAAGAGAAAATAAGATAAACAGTCCTGAGGCTTTTTAATCGTTATTTTACAATACTGCCCATTGGACAGAATAACAAAGCAAATGTTGTCAATAATATTACAGTTTAAatacttttataatatttattgtgtatgtGGGTACTTTGCAATACAGTTAATTGAATATACACTtagcattatatatttatatatatgtgtgtgtttgtgtgtgtgtgtgtgtgtgtgtgtgtgtgttttccatgtccctttaaattaaaactttaCTATcttattttattgtccctttaaattaaaaccttactttttttctacttaaagggacactgaatccaatttttttcttttgtgattcagatagagcatgcaattttaagcaactttctaatttactcctattatcaattcaattttctttgttctcttgctatctttatttgaaaagaatgcatctaagcttttttaattggttcagaactctggacagcacttttttatcggtggataaatttatccaccaatcagcaaggacaacccaggttgttcacaaaaaatgggccggcatctaaacctagattcttgcatttcaaataaagataccaagagaataaagaaaaattgataataggagtaaattagaaagttgcttaaaatctcatgctctatctgaatcacaaaagaaaaaatttgggttcagtgtcccttaaatgggatatgaaacccaaatgtcttctttcatgattcagatggatcacgcaatattaagcaactttctaatttactaattttgtcatttttttcgttctcttcttatttttatttttgaaaaacaggAGTGTGACTTTGGAGCTggaccatatttggttcagcacctgggtagcgcttgctaattggtggctaaatgtagccaccaataagcaagcgctacccagcgttctgaacaaaaaatgggcaggctcctaagctttcattcctgctttgtcaaataaagatatcaatagaacaaataaaattaataataggaataaatttgaaaattgcatgctctatatgaaacatgaaagaaaaaaaatcgggtttcatatccctttaatacagttaACACAGAGGTAATCTTTTAAGTATGCTCCACTGCTAACAATCTGATGTTATTAAGCAACAAACATTTCTAAAAttgaattataaatacatttaactcATTATAACTGATAATTTTCTGCTAAACATTTGATCAGCAGATATTTACATAAAAGGTGTTAAATATTGTAACAAAAACTCTATAGTTACAGTTTGTTGTTTGAAACCAACAAAGGTTGATgatactatggggccaatttattaagggccgaatgtccCTTAATGTACCTGTTTCCGCGCgaccgaaaacaggagttaagaagcaatggtcttaagacaTATGGTAAATCAGCCCCCATGTGGCAACACTAAATCATCAACAGAATTATCTAATATTAAATAATTTACTTATTTTGAATaacagagaaaaatatatattttaggtaaCTGAAGTTAAATGGAAATTGTCACTAGGACGGTGGCAATAAATGATACTTACAAGAGCCTATTTGAGCTTTATAATACTGGAAATCAAAATAACAGTGTGGAGGCTTGGATACATTATTGTAGGAATAGAAAGAAGTGATATCCAAATTTCATTTTCTGTCCTGTGGATATATGGCCAAACACATTGTGCTATAATATAAatgatatgtaaaagaaaaaaagacaacatAATTCTAATTGCACTAAAATGAGCCTGAAGCTGAGGATTCCGGAATCCTGAGTCCTTGCTGGTCATATGTCTGGTGTGAGTCCAAAGGGATCTAATcaggagagaaatagcaaaacaaaATATGGGTAATGGTAAAACAGATCCTGCAAGGTTTGAGATTAAGTGACCATAAAATGTTTTTCTAATGTATTTTCCTTCCACACTTGTGTTACTGAAGGCAGTTGTAGAATTTATAATATGTATGGTGGTGTCAAACAAtacaaagggaagaagggagatgATTGAAGCTGTCACTATTACTATATACAACCAGGGCAATATCCTGGATATGTTGAGTTTCATGTAGATGA
This genomic stretch from Bombina bombina isolate aBomBom1 chromosome 4, aBomBom1.pri, whole genome shotgun sequence harbors:
- the LOC128656884 gene encoding taste receptor type 2 member 3-like, with amino-acid sequence MYFLLNLSSVLGLMTLIGLFFNGFIVIMNWIWWLQSKKLQTIDIIVTSLGLSRFFYLVTSIFNFYYYVFVPRKRQTNSLLDTSGIIVMFQAYCCTWFATLLCVFYCVKITSYNYRLFIYMKLNISRILPWLYIVIVTASIISLLPFVLFDTTIHIINSTTAFSNTSVEGKYIRKTFYGHLISNLAGSVLPLPIFCFAISLLIRSLWTHTRHMTSKDSGFRNPQLQAHFSAIRIMLSFFLLHIIYIIAQCVWPYIHRTENEIWISLLSIPTIMYPSLHTVILISSIIKLK